AAAACGATGGAATGCTTTTTTCAATATGTTGTCAACGGATGATTTTTGTAGGTGAATACATCGTTACTGACGATAAAAGGGGCAAACTTTGCGTTTGCCCCTTAAAAAATGGATTGCTAGGTGCCCCTTTTTACTAACTGGGGTCCAAAATCATATCAATACGTTCCAAGGCATCCTGAAGGTGATATCTGCTCATGGAATCCGAAATTCTTGAAAGACCATTTCTAATGTCCCGTTTCAGATTGTTCAATTCTGCACGTGCCACCGAACGGATATCCGATTGACTGGTATTTACGACCGTGGATTTTCGGTAACCTCCAAGTGCGGATAGCCTTTTCTGGTTTTCTGCCGTCATCAAATATTCAAGACGATCAATATGTGCCTTTTGTAGATTGCGCCTGTAGGTATCTATTTTTCTTCCGTTTCGTGTTTCGGACCATATCCCTCGGCGCATATCACGCATCATTTCCAAAAGCCCATAGGCCCCTTTTCCATTCATGGTTTCGTTTTCAATGATTCTTGCCATTTTACCCAAGTGCATGATATTGTTCAATGTTCCGACCTGCAGCGCCCGAATGCGTTCTACCGAACCGGAATACTGCACCTTGTTGAAGATCTCTTGGTCAAGTAACCATTCCGGGGTTTCAAAAAGCTGGGTTTGGATAAATTCCATACACTTTTTTTGATGGTCCGTGGGGACATGGGTATAGACGGCACCTTCTTGATCGGCGGTCTTGTAATATTCATAAACACCGCCAATATTGTTGGAAACGTGTCCCATATATCGTCTAAATTGGTTTACAACCTGACCGTACATCGTTTTTAGATCTTCATAGTCCTTACCGTCTTCCGTGGTCCATTCCATAAGACTGGGAATTATACGCTTAAGATTGGCAATACCATAGGTACTGGCTTTCACCGCATCGTCCCCCAAATCTTCCGTTTGGGAACTTGGATCATGGACATCCCCTACTTGTTGATGGCCAAAACGATACATGGGATCATCCGCATATTCTAAAATCCACTCATTTAAAATGGGTTTTTCCTCCTCTGCCGATTTCCCCAAAATGGGACGGTATCCCCAGTTGATTGAGTGCTTGTCATAAGGACCAATATCGGGCATTAAGGCCACCCCATCATCACCGGGCTGTGCTACATAGTTAAAGCGGGCATAGTCCATGATGGAAGGTGCGGTCCCATATTTTTTGGTAAAGGTGGCCGAACGCAGCGAATCCACGGGATAGGCTACGCTGCTACCCATATTATGTGGCAACCCTATGGTATGGCCTACTTCATGGGCGGAAACAAAGCGGATCAAGCGTCCCATGATTTCATCCCTGAACTCCATGCTTCGGGCCTCGGGATTTATAGCTGCCGTTTGTACAAAGAACCAATTGCGAAGTAGCGACATTACATTGTGGTACCAATTGATATCGGATTCCAAAATTTCACCGCTCCTCGGGTCACTGACATGGGGCCCGTTCGCATTTGGAATTGGCGATGCCAAGTAGCGGACCACGGAATACCGAACATCCTCGGGGGACCATTCGGAATCTTCTTCCGGTGTTGGGGGGTCTTTGGCAATGATGGCATTTTTAAATCCTGCGGCTTCAAAAGCTACCTGCCAATCTTCAATGCCCTGTTTAATGTAAGGCCTCCATTTCTCGGGAGTGGCCCGATCAATATAATAGACAATCTGTTTTTTGGGTTCCACCAATTCCCCGGCTTTAAATTTCTCCACATCTTCATCTTTTACTTCCAGTCGCCAGCGATCTAAATAACGTACCGTCTTGCTCTTTTGGACATCGAGGCCATAATCTACCTGTCCCCTGGCAAACCAACCTACGCGCTCATCAAAATAGCGACGTTGCATAGGTTCTTCGGGCAACAAGATCATGGAATTATTGATTTCAACTGAAATTGAACCCATGCTTTGATTGCTTGGAGGTTCCTTAGCAGCATAGGTTTTTACATGACGTGCCTCAATATTCAAGGGGTAACTTTTTATGGACTCAATATAACTGCGGTCCCCGTCCATGCGACTCACTTTGTATCTTTTCCTAAACCTATCTGGCATACCCAAAGGATTCACATCTTTGGTGAATAAGGGATCTATTTCGATTACCGTGGCCGGATTCAAGGAATCCTTTTTGTTGAATGCTTTAATATCGAAGGCAAAAAGCACGGGTTCAAAATTGGAATTCACAACGGCCTCATGAATGGGAAGGGAATCCGCCGCATAATTTCCATAAGAGACCACGCGCAACAACACCTTTTTTGGTTTCTTCTCCCAGCGCAAGACCTGAGTATTGATCTTTCCCCCTCCAAAACCGATTCCCGTAGCGGTTTTGGAGATTCGGCTCACCATCAACATTTCCCTTTGAAATAGGGAATCCGGAATTTCGTAGTAGTGTTTGTCCTCTACCTGATGTACCTTAAAAAGGCCGTCATCGGTTTTGGCATCTTTGGTAATTACTTTTTCATAGGGCTTAATGGCTCCTTTTTTAGGTTTTTCCGGGGCCTTTGTTTCGGTTTTTTTCTTCTTTTTTTTGAAAAGTTGGGCTTCGGAAGTTTGAAATGAGCCCATAAAAAGGAAAAGGATTACGATCCTCACCAACAATTTTTGCGTCATTTTGATTAATTTGAATATGGTGTATTCGTTCAAAGAACCAAAAAATTACCTAAGAAAAGTGTTAAAATCATATTAACTAATTTTTTTTTGCCGGTCGATATTAACCTTTGGGAATCCTGCATTTTATTGATGGTTTGGCTCAAAACGCCCACTATACTTGTGCTAAGAGCGTATTGAAGTTTTGTTAAAATGAAGTGATCGACTGTAACAAATGGAAATTTGAGCAGTCTTATAAGCATTAACATCAATCATCAAATCAATCGAAAAATGAACAAGTTATTATTAATTTATGGGTGTCTATTAATGAGCAGTAGCCCCATAGCAGAAGAACAAAAAAGTGCGGTTCCTGTCTTTCAGGCCAGTCAAGAAACCAACCGTAGCTTTGAGAACAATTTTGCGGCCCTTACTGTTGAGGCCGATGTAGTTGAGGAAGCTTCCCCTTACGTATGGACTTACGAGGAAAGCAAGACTTATGAGTTGAATTTGGACGATATTGATTTCATTGAAGAGGAGTCCGAGGTAGATTTAGGTTTTGAAACCGAAGATTACCTTCCTGAAGGATTTGATCCCTATGAAAGCTTTTTCGATTTGAATTCCGTCATATATATCAAAGATAACACCGAAGTTGACCTTGGTTTTGAAACCTGGGACTATTTGCCGGAAGGATTCGATCCCTACACTTCCACTTTTGATATCAACTCCGTTAACTATATGGAGGAGGAAACAGTGGAACTGGGTTTTGATACCGAAGATTATCTTCCAGAAGGCTTTAATCCCTACGAAGTATACTTTGATATAGACACTGTGCATTACG
The sequence above is a segment of the Muricauda sp. SCSIO 64092 genome. Coding sequences within it:
- a CDS encoding zinc-dependent metalloprotease, whose product is MTQKLLVRIVILFLFMGSFQTSEAQLFKKKKKKTETKAPEKPKKGAIKPYEKVITKDAKTDDGLFKVHQVEDKHYYEIPDSLFQREMLMVSRISKTATGIGFGGGKINTQVLRWEKKPKKVLLRVVSYGNYAADSLPIHEAVVNSNFEPVLFAFDIKAFNKKDSLNPATVIEIDPLFTKDVNPLGMPDRFRKRYKVSRMDGDRSYIESIKSYPLNIEARHVKTYAAKEPPSNQSMGSISVEINNSMILLPEEPMQRRYFDERVGWFARGQVDYGLDVQKSKTVRYLDRWRLEVKDEDVEKFKAGELVEPKKQIVYYIDRATPEKWRPYIKQGIEDWQVAFEAAGFKNAIIAKDPPTPEEDSEWSPEDVRYSVVRYLASPIPNANGPHVSDPRSGEILESDINWYHNVMSLLRNWFFVQTAAINPEARSMEFRDEIMGRLIRFVSAHEVGHTIGLPHNMGSSVAYPVDSLRSATFTKKYGTAPSIMDYARFNYVAQPGDDGVALMPDIGPYDKHSINWGYRPILGKSAEEEKPILNEWILEYADDPMYRFGHQQVGDVHDPSSQTEDLGDDAVKASTYGIANLKRIIPSLMEWTTEDGKDYEDLKTMYGQVVNQFRRYMGHVSNNIGGVYEYYKTADQEGAVYTHVPTDHQKKCMEFIQTQLFETPEWLLDQEIFNKVQYSGSVERIRALQVGTLNNIMHLGKMARIIENETMNGKGAYGLLEMMRDMRRGIWSETRNGRKIDTYRRNLQKAHIDRLEYLMTAENQKRLSALGGYRKSTVVNTSQSDIRSVARAELNNLKRDIRNGLSRISDSMSRYHLQDALERIDMILDPS